The genome window GGATTAGTGTGAGTGCACCACCTGTGATCTACGCACATTGGGGGAAAGGGGTCATTAATCATGACACTTCTATAGGTAAGGGTATGACATCACATGCATATTTGTGTATGAGAGTCCGAAGCAGGTGGCAGGTTCTGGTTGGGGAGGGCAGGGGCTCAGTTTGGGACAATAGGAGCTCCCTCAGCAATGTGCTGACGCCAAGCGGACCGCACACCCTGGGAATCGTGCACCCGGGTCGCGTATAAATAGCCTCGTGTGCTGGCGGTCCAGAGACTGCCTCTGGGATCCCCTCAAGCCACACCTCcgttttctttgtttgtgtttttgaataGATCAGGTAAGGCCACCACCTCAGCTCTCGAGCTGTCTTCTTTAGCGGGACGCTAAACTCTTTAGTCCGTCCTGCTTTTCAGGAGGACAGCGGACAGGAGGCAAAGTAAGATACTGAGATGGTCCATTTTTGTCAATGATATCCTCCAAATATTCACAGTACCTATGACTAACAATTAACTTAGCTGTTAAGGAAGGGCAGAGCTTCTCCTAAATTTGCATATAATCAATACAcagatttccatttattaatataatatacagtaatacataATGATACATCTACTCCATAATGGTGTTATCTACTAGCTGGAAACAGCTACAAAGAAGTGGagttcaaaacattttattttcagtacaaATCAGACCCTGTAAAGGTGTTATTCGGCAGAGTCTAACTGATAAGGTCTGAGATGCATTAATGTAAAGATAGCCattcattgttgttgttgtttattttgtcattatAGTGTGTTGCAGGTTTATCAGGTCTGAGATTTGCCACCAGAATGGCTCTGACTAACCCTACAACTACAGTGCCATCGAAGGTGagtcacagacaaaaaaaagaaatgtgtacatttatcaCATCCATTCCCCAAAGACCATGGATAGCACGTGCAAATAAAAGTTGTTACAAAGCATGTAAGGAATCAGAGCATCCATGTAGTTCACAAaggtttttttgaaaatgagtaATGCACTTTGGGTTGCAACGTGCTCCATTTTTATTCCTAAAAGACATATAGTGCCTCCTTTCCTcatcaaatgtgtgtgtgcatgcaaatgTGTGTTCAGATCACGATCTACGACCAAGAAAACTTCCAGGGGAAGCGCATGGAGTTCACTGCtttctgtaaaaacatcatGGAATGCGGCATGGACAACATCCGTTCGCTGAAGGTGGAAAATGGGGCGTAAGTGACAAACAAAATCCCTTTCTCTGCTTCGTGCGCTTTCCTGATCTCCACCCCAGCACAATGCAAACCAGGCAGGGTGTGTGCTCCTCATTAACACCCTCTGTCAGACAGATGCTCCTTCTCACACTGCAACATGCACAGGAATGTACCGGAGAGGTAACACGAACTAGAGGATTGTCAGGTCTCTGGCTGAGAACCAGTGACCTGCAGGTGTCCGGCAGGTTCCCAGGGGGTGGACATCCTCGGGAAGGGTTACCTTAGCCAACTTATGCTCCTTTGCTGCGAATCAGCCTTCAGACTCTACTGTACCATGAATTTGCAGAAAATTTGCTTTATTCGTGGAGTCACCTGGCAGCTTCATCGTGTAATATTTCAACATgaacaaaaatatgttaatgttGCAGGGATTATCCAAACACTGTGATACACCATTTGCTGGCAGTTATTTGCCTGAATGGatcaattttaatttcaatttatttttatagagaatCTTTCTTACCAAGGTGACTATAGACTATAGACTTCTAGGACAAGCGTGCCAGCAGTtgagaagaggaaaacaaaaattcccaTTGCatagaaaggggggaaaaaaaacttctgtggATCCAAGTACTAGTGGCTGCCCACACCTTTTACTGTGGTGAAATTGGGACCAGGTGAAGTACTGGCACCTTTTGCAGAGGTTGAAAACTACCCAAAGTTATTTCAGGAACTCTGCCAACCTCTAAATCTCTGTCTCTATCTGTCGGGCCCTGCCAGCTGGGTGGGCTACGAACACTCGAGCTTCGGCGGACAGCAGTTTGTTCTGGAGAGGGGAGACTACCCTCGCTGGGACTCTTGGAGCGGCAGCAACGCCTACCATGTCGAGAGGATGATGTCCTTCCGGCCCATCTGCTGTGCTGTGAGTGTACCTCAAATGCATGGAGGAGGAGTTCACTCTTCAGTGGCCTGACTGCCCACTGTACCTTGTTGGTCCAGAGAGCAACAGGGAACTAAACATGTGAGCAAATCAGGGTCAACAggaggcatagtggttacagtcaTCACCTTGCTATCAAAATACCTGCATCTGAATCTCATTCCTACtatagtactgttgagcaaggtacttacctgaactGCACCAGGGAAAtctacccagcagtataaaggagtaaatcactgtaattagcttagtgtacaaaccacTGAGgcgggtgcagtggtgtagtgggttggacagggtcctgctctccagtgggtctggggttcgagtcccgcttggggtgccttgcgacggactggcgtcccgtcctgggtgtgtcccctccagccttacgccctgagttgccgggttaggctctggttccccgcgaccccgtatgggacaagcggttcagaaagtaagtgtgtgtacAAACCACTGttagttactttggagaaaagcaggttgctaattgaataaaagataatgataaataataacacTACCATTGAACTAACTATGTGAACTAAAGCAGAATATCTTATAAATAACTATCTGGACCACTCCCAAtaacttttgaaaaataaatctaaaataatacaaactggGGAGTGCgttggtgcagggggtttggccaggacctgctttctggtgggtctggggttcgaatcctacctggggtgccttgtgacagaccggtATCCCGTcccggtgtgtcccctcccccctccagccccacgccctgtgtcgccgggttaggctccggttcgtcgcgaccccactcgggacaagcggattCAGACAATAATATAAACTCCAGTTGGACCATTGACCGGTACCATGAGAGGAATCATCTGGGGGCTACACAGGTCACCGTTTACCCTGTTTAACAGGAACCTCTTGAGCAATCAAGCTatgtgtttttttgtccttcCAGAACCACAAAGATTCCAAGATCACCGTGTTTGAGAAGGAGAACTTCATGGGCCGCCAGTGGGAGATGTGCGACGACTACCCCTCTCTGCAGGCCATGGGCTGGTGCAACAATGAGATCGGCTCCACGCAGGTCCAGAGCGGCGCGTGAGTACACACCCGCGTGGGATCTTTACGCTCTTGACCCACTTAAAAATAACGAGAGGAGAAACTGGCAGGGAAATCACGACACGGCTCATTCATTCGTTTATTCGTTCACATGAATGACCATCGCTTGTTTCCTTTTTGGCAGCTGGGTTTGCTACCAGTTTCCAGGCTACCGTGGGCACCAGTACATCATGGAGTGCGACCGCCAGGGGGGCGAGTACAAGAACTTTCGCGAGTGGGGCCCCCACGCCCAGACGAACCAAGTGCAGTCCATCCGCCGGATCCAGCACTGAGCACAGAGATcacccttcctcctcctcccaccctTAGCTTTCTCTATCTTTCGGTACATTTGGAAGAGTACTGAGCACTGGCAGCACTTTCTTTCACTTTCCACAATGAGAAGAGAGATGgcatgaggaaaaaatattaaaggtcTTCATCACAGGAAGTCTGTGCAGTGCAAAAAAAGTCCTTTGCT of Scleropages formosus chromosome 10, fSclFor1.1, whole genome shotgun sequence contains these proteins:
- the cryba1a gene encoding crystallin, beta A1a — encoded protein: MQMCVQITIYDQENFQGKRMEFTAFCKNIMECGMDNIRSLKVENGAWVGYEHSSFGGQQFVLERGDYPRWDSWSGSNAYHVERMMSFRPICCANHKDSKITVFEKENFMGRQWEMCDDYPSLQAMGWCNNEIGSTQVQSGAWVCYQFPGYRGHQYIMECDRQGGEYKNFREWGPHAQTNQVQSIRRIQH